ACATTCCATAACTGGTCATTTATCGATGCCATCACCAATAACAGTATCCGAATCATTACGATGATTTTCTTATTGTCCATAATTGGATTTTCTGCCTTGAGCGGAATCTTAATTTATGGTTTCTTATGGAAACAATTCAAAAAAACAGATAATTTACAACCTAAAAAAGGACTTAGAAAATACCATCGTCAAATTGGGATTTGGGTTTCGCTTTTTACTTTAACATTTGCTTTTAGTGGTGCATATCATGCCACTACAAAATGGAATCCGTATACTTTATCGCAAATGGTTTACGAACCAACTTTTGAGACCAAAGAAATTCCCGTAGCCAATAATACTTTAAATTTAGACTGGACACGTTTTCAAAATGCGAGTATTATTACTTTAAACGATACCACGTATTACCGTTGTCAATTATTGGAAAAAGAAAACAAAAAATTCAAAAAACCAAAAGCTGATTCTAACTCAAAATGGAATAAAAAAGAAAATAAAAAATCTGAAGTAGTTTATATCAATGCAACAACCAATAAAATAACTCCAAACATTGATATTGAATATGCTGAGTTTCTGGCTTATTATTTTACCGATGGCACACCAAAAGCAGCTTGTTGTGAAATGGATCAAAGTTCAGATGAACCACAAACTTCCTTAGAAAATGCAAAATTATTAGAATCTAAAGTTTTAACTGATTTCGAAAGCAGAGAATATGGCTTTGTCAACAAAAGATTACCTGTTGTAAAACTGGCGTATGATACTCCTGAAAAAGCTACTTATTTCATAGAAACTGCCACTTCAAGATTAGCAGCCGTAGTAAAAAGCTCAGATATGGTCGAAGGTTATTCATTTGCTATTTTCCACAAATTTTTATTCATGGATTGGGCTGGAAAAAACATTCGCGATCTGACAATGGTTTTGGCAGCATTAACTATTTTGATTGTTAGTATTCTTGGATTTATTTTATTCTTAAAAAAGTAGATAAAGGTTATAAGATTTTTTTCTGCCACGAATTACACGAATTTTCACGAATTAATTGATTTAAAAATTTGTGGCAATTCATGTAATTCGTGGCAGAAAACTTCCTCAATTACCAAAAAGTGGTTGGGGATTTTTTATATTTGGTCACTAATAAACCTTTTACAAGAAAGAATTGAGAAAAAAAATTCAGTTTTCGTTACTACTAATTTGGACAATCTGTTTTAGTTATTTCTTTATTTTAATGCTTAAACTAACCTGGCAGTACATTCCGCTAAAAAACGATGCTGCTTTTCTCCAAATTAAACAAACGGAAGTTTCTGAAACTCCATATTACATTACCTTCTTTTACATTCATGTTTATTCGGCGATTTTTGTTTTGCTTTCGGGATTTTTTCAGTTTAATAATACTCTTTTAAAAAATTATCCTCTTCTGCATAGAAATCTTGGAAAGCTATATGTTTTTGTAGTTTTGTTTTTAAGTGCTCCTTCGGGTTTATTTATTGG
Above is a genomic segment from uncultured Flavobacterium sp. containing:
- a CDS encoding PepSY-associated TM helix domain-containing protein, which encodes MSKEIKEKKYKKKDSKIVKKIKQHMYKWHRAIGLITIIPVIFWTLSGLMHPFMAHFFKPEIARDKLEQQIIDKNQLQFSIQKVLQKNNISEFKNFRIVSFNNATFYQVKTITGDLLYFDASNTKKLENGDQKYAEWLSRYFLDDQKSVVKKSELVTEFTSQYKYVNRYLPVYKLSFDRDDAMQVYVETSSSKLATYNPTSRQAFIWFFDTFHNWSFIDAITNNSIRIITMIFLLSIIGFSALSGILIYGFLWKQFKKTDNLQPKKGLRKYHRQIGIWVSLFTLTFAFSGAYHATTKWNPYTLSQMVYEPTFETKEIPVANNTLNLDWTRFQNASIITLNDTTYYRCQLLEKENKKFKKPKADSNSKWNKKENKKSEVVYINATTNKITPNIDIEYAEFLAYYFTDGTPKAACCEMDQSSDEPQTSLENAKLLESKVLTDFESREYGFVNKRLPVVKLAYDTPEKATYFIETATSRLAAVVKSSDMVEGYSFAIFHKFLFMDWAGKNIRDLTMVLAALTILIVSILGFILFLKK
- a CDS encoding DUF2306 domain-containing protein; its protein translation is MRKKIQFSLLLIWTICFSYFFILMLKLTWQYIPLKNDAAFLQIKQTEVSETPYYITFFYIHVYSAIFVLLSGFFQFNNTLLKNYPLLHRNLGKLYVFVVLFLSAPSGLFIGFFANGGFYSKISFITLSILWFYFTLKGFLFIKNKEIAQHKAFMLRSFALTFSAVTLRFWKVILVYLFHPAPMDLYQIIAWLGWIPNLLIIEYYLYYQSKK